In the Bacteroidales bacterium genome, one interval contains:
- the dnaB gene encoding replicative DNA helicase has translation MNEEKNINRKTKSTYKTQTAVNDNIYGKLPPQALDLEEAVLGAIMLEKDALTDVIEILQPEMFYLDSHQRIFNAVKKLFADNKPIDILTVTNQLKSFGDLDIVGGAYYISKLTNRVSSSANTEFHSRILMEKYIQRKLIEVSSMVIKDAYEEVTDVLSLLDKAQNELFDLTESNFRTGTRDMSLILKEAIDEIEKSRKNTDGLSGVPSGFVEVDKITGGWQKSDLLILAARPGMGKTAFALSMLRNMAVDHKKPVAFFSLEMSAVQLVTRLISAEVGISADKLRKGEVTSEEWLGLTSKITKLSEAKIFIDDTAGLTIFEMRAKCRKLKAQYDIQFAAVDYLQLMSAGNEKERNGNREQEISTISRGLKALAKELNIPILALSQLSRDVEKRSGEKKPVLSDLRESGAIEQDADIVMFIYRPEYYNFGSDTEKGLATEGLAELNIAKHRNGKTANVPLKFIAKYAKFTDPDNEFTKLYTDPEMYNPNDFPTSSQKAVTFQSKMNIDNNLNDDIPF, from the coding sequence ATGAACGAAGAGAAAAATATTAATCGAAAAACTAAGTCGACATATAAAACGCAAACAGCTGTTAATGATAATATTTACGGCAAATTACCACCTCAGGCTTTAGACCTTGAAGAAGCTGTTCTCGGTGCAATTATGCTGGAAAAAGATGCGCTCACAGATGTGATTGAAATTCTTCAACCCGAAATGTTTTATTTAGACTCACATCAAAGAATATTTAATGCTGTAAAAAAATTATTCGCGGATAATAAACCCATTGATATTCTAACCGTAACCAACCAGTTAAAATCTTTTGGTGATTTAGATATTGTCGGCGGAGCATATTATATTTCAAAACTTACTAACAGAGTATCATCATCTGCAAATACGGAATTTCACTCTCGTATTTTAATGGAAAAATATATCCAGAGAAAGTTAATCGAAGTTTCTTCAATGGTTATTAAAGATGCTTACGAAGAAGTTACCGATGTTCTATCACTATTAGATAAAGCTCAAAACGAATTATTTGATCTTACCGAATCTAATTTTAGAACCGGAACCCGTGATATGAGCCTGATACTTAAGGAAGCAATAGATGAAATTGAAAAATCAAGAAAAAATACCGACGGATTAAGCGGGGTACCGTCAGGTTTTGTGGAAGTAGATAAAATAACCGGCGGCTGGCAAAAATCGGATTTACTTATTCTTGCAGCCCGTCCCGGTATGGGTAAAACAGCTTTCGCCTTATCAATGTTGAGAAACATGGCTGTAGATCATAAAAAACCGGTCGCGTTCTTCTCTTTAGAAATGTCGGCAGTACAACTTGTTACGCGTCTTATTTCTGCCGAAGTAGGAATTTCCGCGGATAAACTTAGAAAAGGAGAAGTTACATCCGAAGAATGGCTGGGATTAACAAGTAAAATAACAAAACTATCCGAAGCTAAAATTTTTATTGACGACACTGCCGGTTTAACTATTTTTGAAATGAGGGCAAAATGTAGAAAGTTGAAAGCGCAATACGACATACAATTTGCCGCAGTCGATTACCTGCAATTAATGTCTGCAGGAAATGAGAAAGAGCGTAACGGCAACAGAGAACAGGAAATCAGCACTATATCCCGAGGATTAAAAGCACTTGCAAAAGAACTAAATATCCCTATCCTCGCTTTGTCTCAATTGAGCCGTGACGTAGAAAAAAGGTCTGGTGAAAAAAAACCGGTGCTTTCCGATTTACGTGAATCTGGCGCTATTGAACAGGATGCGGATATTGTTATGTTTATATATCGTCCCGAATATTATAATTTCGGCAGTGATACCGAGAAAGGACTTGCTACCGAAGGGCTTGCCGAACTTAATATAGCAAAACACAGAAACGGTAAAACAGCTAATGTGCCGCTTAAGTTTATTGCTAAATATGCCAAGTTCACAGATCCTGATAACGAGTTTACTAAATTATATACTGATCCTGAAATGTATAATCCGAATGATTTTCCAACATCAAGTCAAAAAGCCGTTACCTTTCAATCAAAAATGAATATTGACAATAATTTAAATGATGATATTCCGTTTTAA